One stretch of Leadbetterella byssophila DSM 17132 DNA includes these proteins:
- a CDS encoding DUF4271 domain-containing protein: MRTVFAIILFCFAGAQALGLPRYENYRMVHDFSQEWLMYDHQEKVYVPYRNDPDQELKSYSLHLRLPSFPRAYLLIKTGDKTCNLFIDQALDRVSKGDEWIVYSIDSLRRQYKKEKIYISFLSLSGPSEVVAYVGFPSGGAAQVKGKEGAREVVRLMPRAISRINSGVAIAFVLSLVVMSFVSSNYFRVFGKYFSLREVLSSRVKEDLFMIGKPLDRPNLFFVILLSVMVGFFFLLLESGGWRIIEGSILFQSGNTFAVYAINYFKICLIVFVLYVLKFFFLNIVGKLFNLGKVTDLHYFKVVQCSVFFFSLLLVLTLIMYNTYIPLPNNLDGFLFILLIIFFVWRALLIYFTINRESNVKFLYLFSYLCIAEGLPVILVLRLLF, from the coding sequence TTGAGGACTGTATTTGCTATTATTTTATTCTGTTTCGCTGGTGCGCAAGCTCTTGGATTGCCGCGGTATGAAAATTACCGTATGGTACATGATTTCTCACAAGAGTGGCTGATGTATGACCATCAGGAGAAGGTTTATGTACCTTATAGAAATGATCCGGACCAGGAATTAAAGTCGTATTCCTTACATCTTAGACTTCCCAGTTTCCCGAGGGCTTATCTTTTGATCAAGACAGGAGATAAGACTTGTAATTTGTTTATTGACCAGGCATTAGATAGAGTTTCGAAGGGAGATGAGTGGATTGTTTATAGTATTGACAGTTTGAGGAGACAATACAAAAAAGAGAAGATTTATATCAGCTTTTTAAGTTTATCAGGTCCTTCTGAGGTAGTTGCTTATGTAGGATTTCCTAGTGGGGGCGCTGCTCAGGTGAAAGGCAAAGAAGGGGCTAGGGAAGTGGTCAGGTTGATGCCAAGGGCTATTTCAAGAATCAATTCAGGGGTAGCCATAGCTTTTGTATTGAGTTTAGTAGTGATGAGTTTTGTTTCCTCTAATTACTTCAGGGTGTTTGGGAAATACTTTTCCCTTCGTGAGGTCTTATCTTCAAGGGTAAAGGAGGACTTGTTTATGATAGGAAAGCCATTGGATAGACCCAATCTTTTCTTTGTGATCCTTCTCAGTGTAATGGTGGGATTTTTCTTTCTATTATTAGAAAGTGGTGGTTGGAGGATAATAGAAGGAAGTATATTGTTCCAGAGTGGTAACACCTTTGCGGTGTATGCCATAAACTATTTCAAGATCTGTTTGATTGTATTTGTCCTGTATGTACTAAAGTTCTTTTTCTTGAATATAGTGGGCAAATTATTTAACCTGGGAAAGGTGACAGACCTGCACTATTTCAAGGTGGTGCAGTGCAGTGTTTTCTTCTTTAGTTTGCTATTGGTCTTGACCTTAATAATGTATAATACCTATATCCCTTTACCGAATAATTTGGATGGATTTTTATTTATATTATTGATTATCTTCTTCGTTTGGAGGGCTTTACTGATATATTTTACCATAAACAGGGAGAGCAATGTAAAGTTTTTGTACTTGTTTTCGTATCTTTGCATCGCGGAAGGACTTCCAGTAATTCTAGTACTGCGTCTTTTATTTTAA
- the porN gene encoding type IX secretion system ring protein PorN/GldN produces MKKLAIYVFVSLLGFSGSLMAQERSDNGVNPLSLRPIETINQAKKYTLWRRIDLREKVNLPFFAKGSEITKHIIDGVRAGVLEPFSNDSLATKITLEEFNKRIHRDFEGGGLSQDEIDAGFGKATEEDLGWGSETTTSTETKKASSSQDGWGDDQVTQLATGYDLLPSELYLIELKEDWIFDSQRSRAYYDVLVVTIKIPAEYSPEGIERDLASFKYKELESYFRLNPNCLWFNEENTAKHMNYADAIELRLFSGRIVRTSDPRNRYLDQIYKNPREALLKSQEWEYKIMEEESNLWEN; encoded by the coding sequence ATGAAAAAATTAGCGATTTACGTGTTTGTCAGCTTATTAGGTTTCAGTGGAAGTCTAATGGCTCAAGAGCGATCCGACAACGGGGTGAATCCCCTTTCTTTACGACCAATAGAAACTATCAATCAAGCTAAGAAGTATACCCTTTGGCGCAGAATAGATTTAAGAGAAAAAGTAAATCTTCCATTCTTTGCAAAAGGCAGTGAGATCACAAAGCATATTATTGATGGTGTTAGGGCCGGGGTTCTGGAACCATTCTCCAATGATTCATTGGCTACTAAGATTACCTTAGAAGAGTTTAATAAACGAATTCATAGGGATTTTGAAGGTGGTGGATTATCGCAGGATGAAATTGATGCGGGATTTGGCAAGGCTACTGAAGAAGATTTAGGATGGGGTAGTGAAACTACTACTTCTACAGAAACGAAGAAGGCGTCTAGTTCTCAAGATGGCTGGGGTGATGATCAGGTTACCCAGTTAGCTACGGGCTATGATTTGCTTCCTAGTGAGCTTTATCTTATTGAATTAAAAGAAGATTGGATCTTTGATTCTCAAAGGTCAAGAGCTTATTACGATGTTTTGGTGGTGACCATTAAGATTCCTGCGGAATATTCCCCTGAAGGTATTGAAAGAGATTTAGCTTCCTTTAAGTACAAAGAATTAGAGTCGTATTTTCGTTTGAATCCAAATTGTTTGTGGTTTAACGAAGAGAACACTGCTAAACACATGAACTATGCGGATGCCATAGAGCTTCGTTTGTTCAGTGGTAGAATAGTACGTACTTCAGATCCTAGGAACAGGTATTTGGATCAGATCTATAAGAATCCTCGTGAGGCTTTGTTAAAATCTCAAGAATGGGAGTATAAAATCATGGAAGAAGAAAGTAATCTTTGGGAGAATTAA
- the porM gene encoding type IX secretion system motor protein PorM/GldM: MAGVKESPRQKMINMMYLVLTAMLALQISNAILEKFMLLDSSLDQANKAADLSNKRTLDSMNDAVDKSGNKPEYRALYNNAVDVRKKTSELISYMDGLKDILRNEAGGGIDPETNQIKNLAEEEKVANIFVKNKKGYELKQKLDEYVAYLQKHAPNLKFQPLALDAKDDPAMQDADPMTKRKDFAELLFAQTPVPAALAGISQKQSVIRRYEAEVLDYLAQQVGAKEIKFDKLFAVVIPDSRTVVAGQTYKAEIAIGAYSSSISPSISINGSALPVKEGKGVYEVRAGGGTFDNNGQLKRSYTATISYPKPDGTRETVTKEEEYTVLKPSVQIATSSMPALYFKCANRLQTMSPGLGAQYNPSFSGTGAEFIPGGGGKVTVVPTANKVNLEVKNDGILLQTFPFSVKLVPKPTIKVLVNGSPVSTENLRRGFTASQVRNITLVAEADPSFKETNPEDAAFRVAGLKVVLAAGARAKGNVESSSNSVNLAGLASEASPGDRYVITVNAVQRKNFQGNVENVNIGESGIVVLALN, encoded by the coding sequence ATGGCAGGAGTGAAGGAAAGTCCGCGGCAGAAGATGATCAACATGATGTATCTTGTGTTGACGGCTATGCTTGCCCTTCAGATCAGTAATGCAATTCTGGAAAAGTTTATGCTCTTAGATAGCTCTCTTGACCAGGCAAATAAAGCTGCAGATCTCAGTAACAAACGTACTTTAGACTCCATGAATGATGCCGTGGATAAGTCCGGGAATAAGCCGGAATACAGGGCTTTGTATAACAATGCAGTGGATGTACGTAAGAAAACCAGCGAGCTGATCTCTTATATGGATGGGCTTAAAGATATTTTACGAAATGAAGCAGGTGGAGGAATAGATCCTGAGACAAATCAGATCAAGAATTTGGCTGAAGAAGAAAAGGTGGCCAACATCTTCGTGAAGAATAAAAAAGGTTATGAATTGAAGCAGAAACTGGATGAGTATGTAGCTTATCTTCAGAAACATGCTCCGAATTTGAAATTCCAACCTTTGGCTTTGGACGCTAAAGATGACCCTGCAATGCAAGATGCAGATCCTATGACGAAGAGAAAGGATTTTGCTGAATTGTTGTTTGCTCAAACTCCGGTTCCAGCGGCTCTAGCGGGTATTAGCCAGAAGCAATCCGTGATCAGAAGATATGAGGCGGAGGTATTGGATTATTTAGCCCAACAAGTAGGTGCTAAGGAAATTAAGTTTGATAAGTTATTTGCAGTGGTGATTCCAGACAGTAGAACGGTAGTAGCCGGACAAACCTACAAGGCGGAAATCGCTATAGGTGCTTATTCCAGCTCTATTAGCCCTAGCATAAGCATTAACGGCTCTGCTTTACCTGTAAAAGAGGGTAAAGGTGTGTATGAAGTGCGTGCAGGTGGAGGAACTTTTGACAATAATGGTCAATTAAAACGTTCTTATACTGCTACCATCTCATATCCTAAACCTGATGGGACTAGAGAAACGGTAACGAAAGAGGAAGAATACACCGTATTGAAGCCATCTGTTCAAATAGCAACTTCTTCAATGCCGGCATTGTATTTCAAATGTGCTAACCGTCTTCAGACTATGAGTCCTGGTTTAGGTGCACAGTATAATCCTTCCTTCTCAGGTACAGGTGCTGAATTTATTCCTGGGGGTGGAGGTAAAGTTACTGTAGTACCTACTGCAAACAAGGTAAACTTGGAAGTGAAGAACGATGGGATTTTATTACAGACTTTCCCATTCAGTGTGAAATTAGTACCTAAACCTACCATTAAGGTATTGGTGAACGGTTCGCCGGTGTCTACAGAGAATTTAAGAAGAGGTTTTACCGCCTCACAAGTGAGAAATATCACTTTAGTAGCTGAAGCTGATCCTAGCTTCAAAGAGACAAACCCTGAAGATGCTGCATTCCGTGTGGCGGGACTTAAAGTAGTCTTAGCTGCAGGTGCCAGGGCCAAAGGGAATGTAGAAAGTAGCTCTAACTCCGTGAACTTGGCGGGCTTAGCGAGTGAAGCTTCTCCGGGAGATCGTTATGTAATCACCGTAAACGCCGTTCAAAGAAAGAATTTCCAGGGTAACGTGGAAAATGTGAACATTGGAGAAAGCGGTATAGTAGTATTAGCTCTTAATTAA
- the porL gene encoding type IX secretion system motor protein PorL/GldL has protein sequence MAANNGPSVFWDRIIPFIYSAGAAVVIVGAMGKIMHYDWASVMLPVGLSVEAVIFLIYAAQSLLRPTVEYQWERVYPELDVNYKGELPTRSSTTQSSGLGLTAKMDDMLANAKINPDIFESLKAGIQNLNQSVSNLGEITSTGVVTAEFNGKVKEAAAKIGEMNSSLGNAVGAMVSLGDATRDAQEYRNQFHKISQNMSALNAIYEIELQDTNRHLKSMNAFYGNFSNVLNDMSDVSKDSQQFKAELNKLTTNLASLNNVYGSMLSAMKGSASV, from the coding sequence ATGGCAGCTAATAATGGTCCCAGTGTATTTTGGGACAGAATCATTCCTTTTATTTACAGTGCCGGTGCGGCAGTTGTAATTGTAGGGGCTATGGGGAAAATCATGCACTATGATTGGGCTTCAGTCATGCTACCAGTTGGTCTTAGTGTAGAAGCAGTGATCTTCCTTATTTATGCCGCACAATCTCTCCTACGTCCTACAGTGGAGTATCAGTGGGAAAGAGTTTATCCAGAATTAGATGTAAATTATAAAGGCGAATTGCCTACCCGTTCTAGTACTACTCAGAGCAGCGGATTAGGTCTTACCGCTAAAATGGATGATATGTTAGCAAATGCTAAGATTAATCCGGATATTTTTGAAAGCTTGAAAGCGGGTATTCAAAATCTGAATCAAAGTGTTTCTAATTTAGGTGAGATAACTTCCACCGGAGTAGTTACAGCAGAATTCAATGGAAAGGTTAAAGAAGCTGCAGCGAAAATTGGTGAGATGAATTCTAGTTTAGGCAATGCTGTAGGAGCTATGGTTAGTCTAGGTGATGCTACTCGCGATGCCCAGGAATACAGAAATCAGTTCCATAAGATTTCTCAAAATATGAGTGCACTGAATGCGATTTATGAAATCGAGCTTCAAGACACGAATCGTCATTTGAAGTCCATGAATGCATTCTATGGTAACTTCTCCAATGTTTTAAATGACATGTCTGATGTTTCAAAAGACAGTCAGCAGTTTAAAGCAGAATTGAATAAATTAACCACTAATTTAGCTAGTCTGAATAATGTGTATGGAAGCATGCTTTCGGCCATGAAAGGATCAGCTAGTGTTTAA
- a CDS encoding lamin tail domain-containing protein — MKSTLLILLTCFSTQAQIITEFFPDPSPSKGLPNYEFLEIYNPTEFPIRLKGYTLLYAGSKATFPDSTLLPKEYAVVCRYNRANDFIPYGKVIALSNFSLPNASSSLHLIDSFGQEIFSLFYDESWNIQGGISMEMKDTEFACLGRENWTPSIHPLGGTPGKPNSVLEPIRNIEPPRLISFDLLTDSLIVQFNRAMNARMLNYEHYLAENKEIKSISFFENNKSKILLTFNTPPHHLYIFSPTDCLGGVGEDLTLDFVDTQTPEMGQILISELLFDPPKDSFDYIEIQTSVPINLKNWKLRRIFGQRSEEISLATQYLVSQPYQVFTTDTLSLKLQFPMATNMIQVPKLPTLPQDSATLLLLDPKGKVYDRIHYHTKMHAALLDSPKGKALERMNNTWKTASMDSGYGTPGYENSQNVTESGNSFRTEPEVFSDEVSLHYILQNSELYARIMIIDRDGQVIFKYPTPYYLGTNGKITWNGCDSRGQSLPNGLYIFRIQVYGKDLQQNYYVKCVLKRL; from the coding sequence ATGAAATCCACTTTACTTATACTATTGACCTGCTTCAGCACTCAGGCACAGATCATTACTGAGTTCTTTCCTGACCCCAGCCCCAGCAAGGGGCTACCGAACTATGAATTCCTAGAAATTTACAACCCCACAGAATTTCCTATACGGTTAAAAGGTTACACCTTACTTTATGCAGGTTCAAAAGCCACTTTCCCAGACAGCACTCTTCTTCCAAAAGAATATGCAGTAGTTTGCAGGTACAATCGGGCAAATGATTTTATACCTTACGGTAAAGTAATTGCACTTTCTAACTTTTCACTACCCAATGCTTCTTCCTCCCTACATTTGATAGATTCCTTCGGTCAGGAAATATTTTCTCTATTCTATGATGAATCGTGGAACATTCAGGGCGGAATAAGCATGGAGATGAAAGATACGGAGTTCGCCTGTTTAGGTAGAGAAAACTGGACACCCTCCATACACCCCTTGGGAGGCACTCCCGGAAAACCCAACTCCGTTCTAGAACCTATTAGAAACATCGAACCACCACGGCTGATTTCATTTGATCTACTTACAGATTCATTGATAGTACAATTTAATCGAGCCATGAATGCCAGAATGCTAAACTATGAACATTACCTCGCAGAAAATAAGGAGATTAAATCCATCTCTTTCTTCGAAAACAATAAATCAAAAATTCTCCTAACCTTTAACACCCCTCCACATCACCTTTATATCTTCTCACCTACAGACTGTCTAGGAGGTGTTGGAGAAGATTTAACCTTAGATTTCGTAGATACCCAAACACCGGAAATGGGGCAAATCTTGATCTCTGAATTACTTTTTGATCCTCCAAAAGATTCCTTCGATTATATCGAAATACAAACCAGCGTCCCCATTAATCTAAAAAATTGGAAGTTAAGAAGAATATTTGGTCAGAGATCTGAAGAGATCTCCCTTGCTACACAGTATCTAGTCTCACAGCCTTATCAAGTGTTTACCACAGATACCCTCAGTCTAAAACTTCAGTTTCCCATGGCCACTAACATGATCCAAGTTCCAAAATTGCCTACACTACCTCAAGATTCTGCCACCCTCCTATTGTTAGATCCAAAAGGGAAAGTGTATGATAGAATACATTATCACACTAAAATGCATGCAGCACTTCTAGACTCACCGAAAGGCAAAGCCCTAGAAAGAATGAATAACACTTGGAAAACAGCATCTATGGATAGCGGATATGGCACACCAGGATATGAAAACTCTCAAAATGTAACCGAATCTGGGAATTCTTTTCGAACCGAACCTGAGGTATTCAGCGATGAAGTAAGCCTCCATTATATACTACAAAACAGTGAATTATACGCTAGAATCATGATTATAGACAGAGACGGACAAGTAATCTTCAAATATCCTACCCCCTATTATTTAGGAACAAATGGTAAAATCACTTGGAACGGTTGTGATTCCAGAGGACAATCCCTCCCAAACGGACTCTACATCTTTCGCATCCAAGTATACGGGAAAGATTTACAGCAAAATTATTATGTAAAATGCGTACTGAAACGCCTCTAA
- a CDS encoding PorP/SprF family type IX secretion system membrane protein: MAKKYILILLFTLFRGLGFGQNLPHFTQYVFNSVYLNPGAAGQANRLQIQSTVRSQYLGYTGTQYSGGSNLSTALSVDMPVAKLKGGIGLHFANQNISKAQGFSEALMSYSFHKQLGSNIIGIGAGVGIGSLSLHGDEYIPRDPDDPYIPSESMNSIAPRVNAGIYLVNPSYQIGLSARNLLEPEYKMGGTEGAFKDKRDYVLTARYDFPLSYTLDLSPMLMVRSDLVSTQVEVGALVTYNQRLWLGGNYRLQDAGSFLIGTNLLENKLKLGYALDIITEGQGAKSTTSHELFLRYVLGSLRMGKKSIVKTPRYSIP, translated from the coding sequence ATGGCCAAAAAGTACATTTTGATTCTACTTTTTACCCTTTTTAGAGGTTTAGGTTTTGGCCAGAATCTACCTCATTTTACGCAATACGTTTTTAATTCTGTCTATTTGAATCCGGGGGCAGCTGGCCAGGCTAACCGTTTACAGATTCAATCAACCGTGCGTTCGCAGTATTTAGGGTACACAGGTACACAGTACAGTGGGGGCTCCAATTTGTCGACGGCTTTGTCAGTGGATATGCCTGTTGCGAAGTTAAAAGGAGGAATTGGATTGCATTTTGCGAATCAAAACATCAGTAAAGCTCAGGGATTTTCTGAAGCTTTAATGTCCTATTCCTTTCATAAGCAGTTGGGCTCTAATATCATTGGCATAGGAGCAGGAGTAGGTATAGGGAGTTTAAGTCTTCATGGAGATGAGTACATCCCTCGTGATCCTGATGACCCGTATATCCCATCGGAAAGTATGAACAGCATTGCTCCTAGAGTAAATGCGGGGATTTATTTGGTGAATCCTTCCTATCAAATTGGGCTTTCAGCTAGGAATCTCTTGGAACCTGAATATAAGATGGGGGGTACGGAAGGGGCCTTTAAGGACAAGAGGGATTATGTGTTAACAGCTAGGTATGATTTCCCTTTATCTTATACACTGGATCTTAGTCCAATGCTTATGGTAAGATCTGACTTGGTAAGCACTCAGGTGGAAGTAGGGGCCCTAGTCACCTATAATCAAAGGTTGTGGTTAGGGGGCAATTATAGGTTACAGGATGCCGGGTCATTTTTGATTGGAACAAATCTATTAGAAAATAAATTGAAGTTGGGGTATGCCTTGGATATTATCACTGAGGGACAAGGGGCGAAGTCTACCACGTCACACGAGTTATTTTTGAGGTATGTTTTAGGTTCATTACGTATGGGTAAGAAATCCATAGTGAAGACACCTCGTTATAGTATTCCGTAA
- the porK gene encoding type IX secretion system lipoprotein PorK/GldK — protein MNKRISTKILTVAVIISSAFLLQSCDTVNKIFGKGGKKGGGSVEDPLAGIKDGQIVAKTRKGYKQVAPEGMVLIPSGSYIKGQADEDVMSTRIGLNKRISIPAFYMDDTEISNNEYRMFVNSILADSLESLGEEFIMTNLYPDTTVWKKDFTYHNGDQLTENYFGNPAFDNYPVVGVSWDAAQKFCEWRTNLYNSYRAENNEFRSPSFRLPSEAEWEWAARGGKEGAKYPWGNPYVANAKGCYLANFKPNRGNYQKDGFQYTAPVNMYEKNGFGLYNMAGNVAEWTQDAYSESYMPLTWDMNPNFDNRDEPRKVVKGGSWKDVAYYLEAGTSTYEYRNATKSYIGFRCVMDRMGSVPGRE, from the coding sequence ATGAATAAGCGCATTTCAACAAAGATCCTAACTGTTGCAGTTATTATTTCCTCAGCGTTCTTATTACAAAGTTGCGATACAGTAAATAAGATCTTCGGAAAAGGAGGTAAGAAAGGTGGCGGAAGCGTAGAGGATCCTCTAGCAGGTATTAAAGATGGTCAAATTGTGGCAAAAACCAGAAAGGGTTATAAGCAAGTGGCCCCTGAAGGTATGGTACTAATCCCGTCCGGATCTTACATCAAAGGTCAAGCTGACGAGGATGTGATGTCTACACGTATAGGTTTGAACAAACGCATTTCCATTCCTGCATTTTATATGGACGATACAGAAATTTCCAATAACGAGTATCGTATGTTTGTGAATTCCATCTTAGCTGACTCACTAGAATCTCTTGGAGAAGAATTTATCATGACTAACCTATATCCGGATACTACGGTTTGGAAAAAAGACTTCACTTACCATAATGGTGATCAGTTGACAGAAAACTACTTTGGTAACCCGGCATTTGATAATTATCCTGTGGTAGGGGTAAGTTGGGATGCTGCTCAGAAGTTCTGCGAATGGAGAACGAATCTTTATAACAGCTATAGAGCAGAGAATAATGAATTCCGCTCCCCAAGTTTCCGTCTGCCATCAGAAGCAGAGTGGGAATGGGCAGCCCGTGGTGGTAAAGAAGGAGCAAAATATCCTTGGGGTAACCCATATGTGGCTAATGCTAAGGGATGTTATTTAGCTAACTTCAAGCCTAACAGAGGTAACTATCAGAAAGACGGTTTCCAATACACCGCTCCAGTTAACATGTATGAAAAGAATGGATTTGGCCTATATAACATGGCAGGTAATGTGGCTGAGTGGACACAAGATGCCTATTCAGAATCTTATATGCCATTAACTTGGGATATGAATCCAAACTTTGACAACAGAGATGAACCACGGAAAGTAGTTAAGGGAGGCTCATGGAAAGATGTGGCTTATTACCTGGAAGCAGGTACCTCTACCTATGAATATAGAAACGCAACCAAATCTTATATAGGATTCCGTTGTGTAATGGATAGAATGGGTTCAGTGCCCGGAAGAGAATAA
- the gatB gene encoding Asp-tRNA(Asn)/Glu-tRNA(Gln) amidotransferase subunit GatB has translation MKIQMEFDVVIGLEVHCQLNTKSKIFASDHNSFGDDPNQNISVLTLAHPGVLPRTNRAVVESAVKLGLAFGSEINKINYFDRKNYFYPDLPKGYQITQDARPVCVGGAVSFMLKEGREYKKHTVQVHHIHMEEDAGKSVHGIDGTLLDYNRAGAPLLEIVSYPCISSPEEAAGYLAEIRRIVRNLGISDGNMEEGSLRADLNVSLKPKGSSELGTKVEIKNMNSIRFLQRAAEYEVKRQSEILSKGDQIIQETRTFIPETGVTEGMRVKETANDYRYFPEPDLAPIEILEEELLKYKAELPALPVELFDRFVSEDGLLADQAFVLAEEKEWSDYYLETCQYTENKKAVANWLTSTIRGELNESTIGISDYPIRPKKLAELIHAVESGAISHTAAQKVLNHLKETPELAVMTIAEENGWVLTQDSGSLGTWIDEVLEKHSGKVQEYKKGKKGLLGLFVGEVMKLSGGSADPKEVNKLLIEKLK, from the coding sequence ATGAAAATACAAATGGAGTTTGATGTGGTGATCGGTTTAGAGGTGCATTGCCAATTAAATACAAAGAGTAAAATATTTGCTTCAGATCATAATAGTTTTGGAGATGATCCAAATCAAAATATCAGTGTGCTAACTTTAGCGCATCCAGGGGTTTTGCCGCGAACTAACAGGGCTGTGGTAGAAAGCGCTGTGAAGCTAGGTTTGGCCTTTGGTTCGGAAATCAATAAGATTAACTATTTTGATCGTAAAAACTACTTCTATCCGGATTTACCTAAAGGTTATCAAATTACTCAGGATGCAAGGCCTGTTTGTGTTGGAGGTGCTGTATCCTTCATGCTAAAGGAGGGTAGGGAATATAAAAAGCACACTGTCCAAGTTCATCATATCCATATGGAAGAAGATGCAGGGAAATCCGTACATGGTATAGATGGTACTTTATTAGATTACAATAGGGCAGGGGCTCCTTTATTGGAGATTGTTTCTTATCCCTGCATAAGTTCTCCTGAGGAAGCCGCAGGTTATCTTGCCGAAATTAGGAGAATAGTACGTAATTTAGGGATTAGTGACGGAAACATGGAAGAAGGATCTCTTCGTGCAGATTTAAACGTATCGTTAAAGCCAAAAGGTAGTTCTGAATTGGGCACAAAAGTGGAGATCAAAAACATGAACTCTATACGTTTTCTTCAAAGAGCGGCAGAATATGAAGTGAAACGGCAGTCGGAAATCTTGAGTAAGGGTGATCAAATTATACAGGAAACCAGAACTTTTATACCGGAAACTGGGGTAACAGAGGGAATGCGGGTAAAAGAAACTGCCAATGATTATCGTTATTTCCCAGAGCCAGATCTTGCTCCCATAGAAATTTTGGAAGAAGAACTTCTAAAGTATAAGGCTGAATTGCCCGCTCTACCAGTGGAATTGTTTGATAGATTTGTAAGTGAAGATGGATTATTAGCAGATCAGGCTTTTGTATTGGCAGAGGAGAAGGAGTGGAGTGATTACTATTTGGAAACTTGCCAATATACTGAAAATAAAAAGGCGGTGGCCAATTGGTTAACGTCTACTATTCGCGGGGAATTGAATGAGTCTACAATTGGAATATCTGACTATCCTATACGGCCTAAGAAACTGGCTGAGTTGATTCATGCGGTAGAAAGCGGCGCCATAAGTCATACTGCAGCCCAGAAGGTTTTAAATCATTTGAAAGAGACTCCTGAATTGGCTGTGATGACCATTGCCGAAGAAAACGGTTGGGTGTTGACTCAGGATTCCGGGAGTTTGGGTACTTGGATTGATGAAGTTTTAGAGAAGCACAGTGGAAAGGTGCAAGAATATAAAAAAGGTAAGAAGGGTCTGTTGGGATTATTTGTAGGTGAGGTGATGAAGCTCTCAGGCGGTTCTGCAGATCCTAAAGAAGTAAATAAGCTTTTAATCGAAAAATTAAAATAA
- a CDS encoding uroporphyrinogen-III synthase, whose product MTGNDERLRKVKSILITLDSPGEKSHTYSELAEKYDIKVDFRNFIEVRKVDHREFRKQKIDILSHTAIIFTSRHAIDHFFKLCEELRVEIPIDMKYLCITEQTANYLQKYITIRKRKIFSGNKTAADLEPFILKNKNEKFLFPCSNIRNNAIPDLMKKHGLSLTEAITYETVPADLSDLTEVFYDIICFFSPSGVHSLMHNFPDWKQNHTRLAAFGPTTAKAIRDLDLILDIEAPLPNAPSMVGALELYIKKANGIA is encoded by the coding sequence ATGACAGGAAATGATGAACGTTTAAGGAAGGTTAAAAGTATTTTAATTACTTTGGACAGTCCAGGCGAAAAATCGCATACTTACTCCGAGCTTGCAGAGAAATATGATATCAAGGTTGATTTCAGAAATTTCATTGAAGTTAGGAAAGTAGATCACAGAGAATTTAGGAAACAGAAGATTGACATATTGTCTCATACGGCTATCATCTTTACGAGTCGTCATGCTATAGATCACTTCTTCAAGTTGTGTGAGGAGTTGAGGGTGGAGATTCCTATAGATATGAAGTATCTGTGTATTACAGAGCAGACAGCTAACTATCTTCAGAAGTATATTACCATTCGGAAGAGGAAGATCTTCTCCGGTAATAAGACGGCTGCGGATCTGGAGCCATTTATCTTAAAGAATAAGAACGAGAAGTTCTTGTTCCCATGTTCTAACATTCGCAATAATGCTATTCCGGATTTGATGAAGAAACATGGTTTGTCTTTAACAGAGGCCATTACTTACGAAACGGTACCGGCAGATCTTTCTGATTTGACAGAAGTGTTTTACGATATCATCTGTTTCTTTAGTCCTTCAGGTGTGCACTCTTTGATGCATAACTTTCCAGATTGGAAACAAAATCACACCAGACTTGCGGCTTTTGGACCAACTACTGCAAAAGCAATCAGGGACTTAGATCTTATTCTAGATATTGAAGCACCGCTTCCAAATGCACCTTCCATGGTGGGGGCTTTAGAGCTCTACATTAAAAAAGCGAACGGCATAGCATAA